The following proteins are co-located in the Solea senegalensis isolate Sse05_10M linkage group LG12, IFAPA_SoseM_1, whole genome shotgun sequence genome:
- the LOC122778037 gene encoding protocadherin alpha-C2-like isoform X3, protein MMKRGIIQLSWGRYVSVFIFLSATMNTVSAVTHYSVPEEMEEGSVVANLAADLRLDVKTLRERKMRIDVVANKKYLDINKDTGELFILERVDREFLCPSKTTTSCFLKLDATIENPIRMFNIEIEITDINDNAPHFRRGTMHLDISESSPIGERFSLNNAADPDVGANSVKNYHLSLSEYFTIEIQTGRDGTKFADLILKKALDREQQGVHNLILTAVDGGVPTRTGTASIIVRVLDVNDNAPSFDKDTYVVRVMENSPIGSLVIKLNATDLDEGSNSDIVYSYSLYTSEKTQNMFNLNPQNGEIRVKEMINYEDIKLYEMEVIASDKGQNSLSGQCKLTIQVTDMNDNHPEISIKSFHSPIKENEPVDTVIAVVSVSDKDSGDNGIVDVHIPDNMPFKLRESSDNYYELVVSEPLDREKVPEYDITFTVTDRGSPPLSDNETMTLELLDVNDNVPQFPLSFYTIRVMENNAPGALLSSLTAFDPDLHENQYLVYFILEKEIANTSMSMLFSINPENGNLYALKTFDYEIEKEFLFHIEARDSGSPPLSSNVTVHVIIVDQNDNAPVIVSPWRAHGSVVEEKIPRSTDKGSLVAKVIALDTDSVHNSRITYQFLQVTDATLFSLDQYNGEIRTMRMFSYKDPRHQRMVVVAKDNGEPALSATVTIKLSTMETAVKAYSDMTEVPLEYDIFSDLNLYLVIGLGSVSFLLLITILVTIVLKCQKPKSSKAAPPSRNSVISERNSTIADSTLVSNDAYWYSLFLAETRKGKMVIRQPVPKGSRYIVSSIPRGTGISDTSDSAASTLQYPK, encoded by the exons ATGATGAAGCGTGGGATCATACAGTTGTCCTGGGGACGGTACGTTTccgtatttatttttctttctgccaCCATGAACACGGTTTCCGCCGTCACCCATTATTCTGTTCCCGAAGAAATGGAGGAAGGATCTGTCGTCGCGAATTTAGCAGCTGATTTGAGGTTAGACGTGAAGACGCTACGTGAAAGAAAAATGCGCATAGATGTTGTAGCCAACAAAAAATATCTGGACATCAACAAGGACACGGGAGAGCTGTTTATATTAGAAAGGGTTGACAGAGAGTTTTTATGCCCTTCAAAAACAACTACGTCGTGCTTTCTTAAATTAGACGCAACGATTGAAAATCCGATACGGATGTTTAATATTGAAATCGAAATCACGGACATTAACGATAACGCTCCTCATTTCCGACGAGGGACGATGCACCTGGACATCTCTGAGTCAAGCCCCATCGGAGAGAGGTTCTCACTGAATAACGCTGCGGATCCAGATGTTGGAGCAAACTCGGTGAAAAATTATCACCTGAGTTTAAGTGAATATTTTACCATTGAAATTCAGACCGGGAGAGATGGGACAAAGTTTGCTGATTTGATACTTAAAAAAGCTTtagacagagagcagcagggAGTTCATAATTTAATCCTGACTGCTGTGGACGGTGGAGTCCCCACGCGCACAGGTACAGCCAGCATCATTGTTCGTGTGCTTGATGTGAATGACAACGCCCCTTCATTTGACAAAGACACATATGTCGTACGTGTGATGGAAAACTCCCCAATTGGAAGTCTAGTAATCAAACTAAACGCTACTGATTTAGACGAAGGATCTAATTCTGATATTGTTTATTCATATAGTTTGTATAcatcagagaaaacacaaaatatgtttaACCTCAATCCACAAAATGGTGAAATTAGAGTAAAGGAGATGATTAATTATGAAGATATTAAACTGTATGAAATGGAGGTTATTGCCAGTGATAAAGGACAGAATTCCTTATCTGGTCAATGTAAACTGACAATACAAGTGACAGATATGAATGATAATCATCCAGAGATTTCCATCAAATCATTTCATAGTCCAATCAAAGAAAATGAACCAGTAGACACAGTGATAGCTGTAGTtagtgtcagtgataaagactCAGGTGACAATGGAATAGTTGATGTTCATATTCCAGATAATATGCCTTTCAAACTGAGAGAATCCTCTGATAACTATTATGAATTAGTGGTGTCAGAGCCCTTAGACCGTGAGAAGGTTCCAGAATATGACATCACTTTCACTGTTACAGACAGAGGCTCTCCTCCTTTATCTGACAATGAAACTATGACTttagagctgctggatgttaaTGACAATGTCCCACAGTTCCCTCTGTCATTTTATACTATACGTGTGATGGAGAATAACGCACCTGGGGCCTTGCTCAGTTCACTCACTGCCTTTGACCCTGACCTCCATGAAAACCAGTATCTAGTTTACTTCATCCTGGAGAAGGAGATAGCCAACACCTCCATGTCCATGTTGTTCTCCATCAACCCAGAGAACGGTAATCTTTACGCACTGAAAACTTTTGACTATGAGATCGAGAAGGAGTTTCTTTTCCACATCGAGGCCAGAGACTCTGgctctcctccactcagcagTAACGTGACTGTACACGTCATTATCGTGGACCAGAATGACAACGCACCGGTGATTGTCTCTCCGTGGCGCGCGCACGGCTCAGTGGTGGAAGAAAAGATCCCCAGATCCACTGATAAAGGATCACTGGTTGCCAAAGTGATCGCCTTAGACACAGACTCTGTGCACAACTCTCGGATTACCTACCAGTTTCTACAGGTGACTGACGCCACCTTGTTCAGTCTGGACCAATATAACGGAGAGATCCGGACTATGAGGATGTTCAGTTACAAAGATCCACGCCACCAGAGAATGGTTGTTGTTGCCAAGGACAACGGGGAGCCTGCTCTCTCTGCTACAGTCACCATCAAACTGTCCACAATGGAGACTGCAGTTAAGGCCTACTCTGACATGACCGAGGTGCCTCTGGAGTATGACATCTTCTCGGACCTGAACCTGTATCTGGTGATCGGTCTGGGCTCTGTGTCATTTCTCCTGCTGATCACCATATTGGTCACCATCGTGCTCAAGTGTCAGAAACCTAAGAGCAGCAAAGCAGCTCCTCCCAGCAGGAACAGTGTGATCAGTGAGAGGAACTCCACCATCGCAGATTCCACTCTGGTCTCCAACGATGCCTACTGGTACAGTCTGTTTCTAGCAGAGACCAGGAAAGGAAAGATGGTGATCAGACAGCCGGTGCCAAAGGGCTCCAGATACATCGTGTCCAGTATCCCAAGAGGAACAGGAATATCAGATACTAGTGACTCAGCAGCTTCTACTCTGCAG TATCCTAAATGA
- the LOC122778037 gene encoding protocadherin alpha-C2-like isoform X4, translated as MEMHHSGNSRTRCLSMLFFIGTFVTTVMAVTHYSVPEELEEGSVVANLASDLGLDVKTLIRRKMRLENISSKKYLDLNKETGEIYIVERVDREYLCAVKTTTCYLKMEAIVEDPQRIFYIEIEIMDINDNAPHFRRDTINLDVIESTQAGERFSVNNAVDPDLGSNSVKTYLLSESEHFDINIQTGRDGSKFADLILKKSLDREKQGVHNLILTAVDGGVPSRTGTASIIVRVIDTNDNAPTFEKDNYDVKIIENSPVGTIVLKLNATDLDEGTNAQMEYTYSLYTSEKTQGTFNLNPSTGEITVKGMLNYEEVRKYEMEIIATDGGSNRLSGQCKVNIVVADMNDNHPEISIKSFHSPVHENIELDTVIAVVSVSDKDSGDNGIVDVHIPDNMPFKLRESSDNYYELVVSEPLDREKVPEYDITFTVTDRGSPPLSDNETMTLELLDVNDNVPQFPLSFYTIRVMENNAPGALLSSLTAFDPDLHENQYLVYFILEKEIANTSMSMLFSINPENGNLYALKTFDYEIEKEFLFHIEARDSGSPPLSSNVTVHIIIVDQNDNAPVIVSPWRAHGSVVEEKIPRSTDKGSLVAKVIALDTDSVHNSRITYQFLQVTDATLFSLDQYNGEIRTMRMFSYKDPRHQRMVVVAKDNGEPALSATVTIKLSTMETAVKAYSDMTEVPLEYDIFSDLNLYLVIGLGSVSFLLLITILVTIVLKCQKPKSSKAAPPSRNSVISERNSTIADSTLVSNDAYWYSLFLAETRKGKMVIRQPVPKGSRYIVSSIPRGTGISDTSDSAASTLQYPK; from the exons ATGGAAATGCATCACAGTGGAAATTCTCGGACCAGGTGTCTGTCTATGCTTTTCTTTATCGGCACGTTTGTGACTACGGTGATGGCTGTAACGCATTATTCGGTCCCCGAGGAACTGGAAGAAGGCTCGGTTGTCGCAAATTTAGCTTCCGATTTAGGTTTAGACGTGAAAACACTGATCAGGCGGAAGATGCGGCTGGAAAACATATCGAGCAAGAAATATCTGGACCTAAACAAAGAAACTGGAGAGATTTACATTGTTGAGAGGGTTGACAGAGAGTATCTCTGTGCAGTAAAGACAACAACGTGTTATCTAAAAATGGAGGCTATCGTTGAGGACCCTCAAAGGATATTCtatattgaaattgaaataatggACATAAACGACAACGCCCCTCATTTTCGACGAGACACTATAAACCTGGACGTAATAGAATCAACACAAGCTGGTGAGAGATTTTCTGTTAATAACGCAGTTGACCCAGATCTTGGATCCAATTCAGTTAAAACATACCTTCTCAGTGAAAGTGAGCACTTTGATATAAATATTCAAACCGGAAGAGACGGGTCCAAATTTGCTgacttaatattaaaaaagagtTTAGACCGAGAAAAGCAAGGGGTACACAATTTAATTCTTACTGCAGTGGATGGTGGTGTGCCCTCACGCACGGGCACAGCCAGTATCATTGTTCGTGTGATAGACACCAATGACAACGCCCCGACTTTCGAAAAAGATAATTATGACGTTAAGATCATAGAAAACTCACCAGTTGGAACTATTGTTCTTAAGCTGAATGCTACAGATTTAGACGAGGGGACAAATGCACAAATGGAATATACATATAGTCTGTACAcgtcagagaaaacacaaggaaCATTTAATCTGAACCCTTCCACTGGTGAAATAACAGTGAAGGGAATGTTGAACTATGAAGAAGTTCGGAAATATGAAATGGAAATCATTGCAACAGATGGAGGGAGTAACCGCTTATCAGGACAGTGTAAGGTAAACATCGTTGTAGCAGATATGAACGATAATCATCCAGAAATATCAATCAAATCCTTTCATAGTCCAGTCCATGAAAACATAGAATTAGACACAGTGATAGCTGTAGTtagtgtcagtgataaagactCAGGTGATAATGGAATAGTTGATGTTCATATTCCAGATAATATGCCTTTCAAACTGAGAGAATCCTCTGATAACTATTATGAATTAGTGGTGTCAGAGCCCTTAGATCGTGAGAAGGTTCCAGAATATGACATCACTTTCACTGTTACAGACAGAGGCTCTCCTCCTTTATCTGACAATGAAACTATGACTttagagctgctggatgttaaTGACAATGTCCCACAGTTCCCTCTGTCATTTTATACTATACGTGTGATGGAGAATAATGCACCTGGGGCCTTGCTCAGTTCACTCACTGCCTTTGACCCTGACCTCCATGAAAACCAGTATCTAGTTTACTTCATCCTGGAGAAGGAGATAGCCAACACCTCCATGTCCATGTTGTTCTCCATCAACCCAGAGAACGGTAATCTTTACGCACTGAAAACTTTTGACTATGAGATCGAGAAGGAGTTTCTTTTCCACATCGAGGCCAGAGACTCTGgctctcctccactcagcagTAACGTGACTGTACACATCATTATCGTGGACCAGAATGACAACGCGCCGGTGATTGTCTCTCCGTGGCGCGCGCATGGCTCAGTGGTGGAGGAAAAGATCCCCAGATCCACTGATAAAGGATCACTGGTTGCAAAAGTGATCGCTTTAGACACAGACTCTGTGCACAACTCTCGGATTACCTACCAGTTTCTACAAGTGACTGACGCCACCTTGTTCAGTCTGGACCAATATAACGGAGAGATCCGGACTATGAGGATGTTCAGTTACAAAGATCCACGCCACCAGAGAATGGTTGTTGTTGCCAAGGACAACGGGGAGCCTGCTCTCTCTGCTACAGTCACCATCAAACTGTCCACAATGGAGACTGCAGTTAAGGCCTACTCTGACATGACTGAGGTGCCTCTGGAGTATGACATCTTCTCAGACCTGAACCTGTATCTGGTGATCGGTCTGGGTTCTGTGTCATTTCTCCTGCTGATCACCATATTGGTCACCATCGTGCTCAAGTGTCAGAAACCTAAGAGTAGCAAAGCAGCTCCTCCCAGCAGGAACAGTGTGATCAGTGAGAGGAACTCCACCATCGCAGATTCTACTCTGGTCTCCAACGATGCCTACTGGTACAGTCTGTTTCTAGCAGAGACCAGGAAAGGAAAGATGGTGATCAGACAGCCGGTGCCAAAGGGCTCCAGATACATCGTGTCCAGTATCCCAAGAGGAACAGGAATATCAGATACTAGTGACTCAGCAGCGTCTACTCTGCAG TATCCTAAATGA